From a region of the Drosophila virilis strain 15010-1051.87 chromosome 3, Dvir_AGI_RSII-ME, whole genome shotgun sequence genome:
- the mad2 gene encoding mitotic spindle assembly checkpoint protein MAD2A, with protein sequence MSTAQATKNCITLKGSAQIIVEYLKYGINSILFQRGIYPAENFDNTQQYGLTILMSKDPKITTFLQNVLKQTEEWLSKNMINKISMVITNAHTKEVLECWDFKMQAEAGDGESNDPTKQTSSKQLSRIQNEIRDVMRQISATVSYLPLLDCICTFDVMIHTLQNTEIPAQWDETGAVFIQNAQAVQLRSFSTGLHKVDTVVNYKMSS encoded by the exons ATGTCCACGGCCCAAGCAACTAAAAACTGCATCACGCTAAAGGGCTCAGCACAAATCATTGTCGAGTACTTGA AATACGGCATCAATTCGATATTGTTCCAACGTGGTATCTATCCAGCGGAGAACTTTGATAACACACAACAATATGGACTGACCATACTCATGTCCAAGGATCCTAAGATCACAACTTTTTTGCAAAATGTCTTGAAGCAAACCGAAG AATGGCTTTCCAAGAACATGATTAACAAAATCTCCATGGTCATCACAAATGCTCACACCAAGGAAGTTCTGGAGTGTTGGGACTTCAAAATGCAAGCAGAAGCTGGCGATGGCGAATCGAACGATCCAACCAAGCAAACATCCTCGAAGCAGCTGAGCCGCATACAAAACGAGATACGAGATGTTATGCGCCAGATATCGGCCACCGTTAGCTATTTGCCGCTGCTCGACTGCATTTGTACCTTTGATGTGATGATACATACCCTTCAGAACACCGAGATACCAGCACAGTGGGACGAAACCGGCGCAGTCTTCATACAGAACGCTCAAGCGGTGCAGTTGCGCTCCTTCTCCACTGGCTTGCACAAGGTGGACACGGTGGTCAATTATAAAATGAGCTCTTAa
- the kri gene encoding uracil phosphoribosyltransferase homolog has product MCTGGSPSSNGSQAEENNEHEQEQAATEQGEQALRTAIGSSTPEEILAEYGKNLKLLTLNSQVAELLTIIRDKNTSRSDFKFYADRLIRLVIEESLNQLPYSDCDVETPTGAIYQGLKYRSGNCGVSIIRSGEAMEQGLRDCCRSIRIGKILVESDANTHEARVVYARFPDDIGSRQVLLMYPIMSTGNTVLKAVNVLREHGVPEECIILSNLFCTPVAARTVVTAFPRMQILTSELHPVAPNHFGQKYFGTD; this is encoded by the exons ATGTGCACCGGTGGCTCGCCCAGCAGCAACGGCTCTCAAGCCGAAGAGAACAACGAGCACGAACAAGAACAGGCTGCTACGGAGCAAGGGGAACAGGCGCTGAGAACAGCTATTGGATCGTCCACTCCAGAAGAGATTCTTGCTGAATAtggtaaaaatttaaaattgcttACTTTAAATTCTCAAGTGGCCGAGCTCTTGACCATCATTCGCGACAA AAACACCTCGCGGagcgattttaaattttatgctgaCCGGCTAATACGGCTCGTTATCGAGGAATCTCTAAATCAGTTGCCATACTCCGATTGCGACGTGGAAACTCCAACTGGTGCCATTTATCAGGGCCTAAAATATCGCTCTGGCAACTGCGGCGTCTCCATCATACGATCCGGAGAGGCCATGGAGCAGGGCTTGCGGGATTGCTGTCGCTCTATACGCATTGGAAAGATTTTGGTCGAATCAGATGCCAATACACACGAGGCTCGCGTGGTCTATGCACGTTTTCCCGATGACATTGGTAGCCGCCAGGTGCTGCTCATGTATCCCATCATGTCCACTGGGAATACTGTGTTAAAGGCAGTAAATGTTTTGCGAGAGCATGGAGTGCCCGAGGAGTGCATCATATTGTCGAATCTGTTCTGTACGCCTGTCGCCGCTCGTACCGTAGTCACTGCGTTTCCCAGAATGCAGATTCTCACCTCCGAGCTGCATCCGGTGGCGCCCAATCATTTTGGCCAGAAATACTTTGGTACTGACTAG
- the S6k gene encoding ribosomal protein S6 kinase beta-2 produces MADVNDTSELFDLELHEDDKARDSDDDRIELDDVDLEPELSINLHQDNEGQETIQLSEENVNPGKIKLGPTDFELKKVLGKGGYGKVFQVRKTAGRDANKYFAMKVLKKASIVTNQKDTAHTRAERNILEAVKHPFIVELVYAFQTDGKLYLILEYLSGGELFMHLEREGIFLEDTTCFYLSEIILALGHLHKLGIIYRDLKPENILLDAQGHVKLTDFGLCKEHIQEGIVTHTFCGTIEYMAPEILTRSGHGKAVDWWSLGALMFDMLTGVPPFTAENRKKTIETILKAKLNLPAYLTPEARDLVRRLMKRQEPQRLGSGPEDAAAVQSHPFFKHVNWNDVVARRLEPPIKPLLRSEDDVSQFDTRFTRQIPVDSPDDTTLSESANSIFQGFTYVAPSILEDMHRANRMPARSPRRTLRQHQLPDNSFRLQFPSANANVGANVPMAMQRSTLFARATPPHQQHQHPHPHHMQTFAPRPSPAQDEMMDVQQGLPMV; encoded by the exons ATGGCGGACGTAAACGATACAAGTGAACTCTTCGATCTCGAGCTGCACGAAGATGACAAAGCGCGAGACTCGGATGACGACAGGATCGAGCTGGATGAT GTCGATCTGGAACCGGAATTGAGCATAAACCTACACCAAGA CAATGAGGGCCAGGAAACCATACAGCTCTCCGAGGAGAATGTCAATCCAGGCAAAATCAAGTTGGGGCCAACGGATTTTGAGCTTAAGAAAGTGCTTGGCAAAGGTGGCTACGGCAAAGTATTTCAG GTGCGCAAAACCGCTGGACGTGAtgccaacaaatattttgcgaTGAAGGTGCTCAAAAAGGCGTCCATAGTGACCAATCAAAAGGACACGGCGCACACGCGCGCCGAGCGAAATATACTCGAAGCAGTCAAG CATCCGTTTATTGTGGAATTGGTGTATGCCTTTCAAACAGACGGTAAATTGTATCTGATACTCGAGTATTTAAGTGGCGGTGAGCTGTTTATGCATTTGGAGCGAGAGGGCATCTTTCTGGAGGATACCACATG CTTCTATTTGAGTGAAATCATATTGGCTTTGGGTCATTTACACAAACTGGGCATCATTTATCGCGATCTGAAGCCAGAGAACATACTGCTGGACGCACAGGGACATGTGAAACTGACGGATTTTGGTCTGTGCAAGGAGCACATACAAGAGGGTATTGTCACCCACACCTTCTGCGGCACAATTGAGTACAT GGCTCCAGAAATCTTAACTAGAAGTGGCCATGGCAAAGCCGTCGACTGGTGGTCCCTGGGCGCACTCATGTTTGATATGCTCACGGGCGTG CCGCCCTTCACCGCCGAGAATCGCAAGAAAACCATTGAGACCATACTTAAAGCCAAGCTTAATCTGCCAGCCTACCTCACACCCGAAGCCAGAGATCTGGTGCGACGCCTGATGAAGCGACAGGAGCCACAGCGTCTGGGCAGCGGACCCGAGGATGCGGCGGCGGTACAGTCACATCCATTCTTCAAACATGTCAACTGGAACGATGTGGTAGCCCGACGCCTCGAGCCGCCCATTAAGCCGCTGCTG CGAAGTGAGGATGATGTCTCCCAGTTTGACACGAGATTTACAAGACAAATTCCCGTTGATTCACCGGATGATACAACGCTCAGCGAAAGTgccaattcaatttttcaa GGTTTCACCTACGTAGCGCCATCGATACTGGAGGATATGCATCGCGCCAATCGGATGCCGGCGCGCTCGCCACGACGCACACTGCGACAGCATCAGCTGCCGGATAACAGCTTTCGGCTACAGTTCCCGTCCGCGAATGCGAATGTGGGCGCCAATGTGCCCATGGCCATGCAGCGGTCAACGTTGTTTGCCCGTGCCACGCCCCCACATCAACAGCACcagcatccgcatccgcatcatATGCAAACATTTGCGCCGCGCCCATCGCCAGCGCAGGACGAGATGATGGATGTGCAGCAGGGACTGCCCATGGTCTAA
- the LOC6622478 gene encoding uncharacterized protein isoform X1: MSKLLKINSLSLLLLMATALPQQQQQQQQLLPATVAATSTAKTTTRLLNATDGTGTFIDSNNNNNNEASTVAYEQQQQQQQQTLQYAQITALDKEVVERLIKQWAPIVWLAPEEKFMPLGVEEFLQHVHPMDKDRSFTPGVPFSEYSTKSHLVTNGEMEDLLKNEQSFIHGRNPNEAPVPIYGVVTLCPGPAKREPEAVPPSPLASTRGPYIPVSIDPLEERNETVRRSSRLFPLFQRVRREAGSMPEYGPISDYDLVMGETQLAGAALPEPATLEQQQQLESELENGIPVNNFIANLADNVKFSGGVDLDDNLEDNNISDAPAQETQRVKGKLPGFHVTYWMFYPYSQGKTMCTLSLGPLGRIPFPAVYGYCLGHRRDIGSHVGDWEHMSLYFNGDAEPQAMYVSAHDAGAYYSYNRLTGSFEFRRQETRKGILQRPNFPKTVTTFKNHPVLFAAKGSHGLWTAPGKHRFVKVARLYDINGFGTPWNTWKAVDISYKNLRSYGRSLVPDWLTYRGKWGNPKSKCHPFRRIGLNFCEFTDGPTGIPLKEPHFECGADYR, from the exons aTGTCCAAgctgttgaaaataaattcactctcgttgctgctgctgatggcgACAGCGCTgccccaacaacagcaacagcaacagcagctgctgccggcgACTGTTGCTGCAACAAGCACTGCAAAAACGACAACAAGACTTTTAAATGCAACCGACGGTACTGGCACTTTCATcgatagcaacaacaacaacaacaacgaggcaTCCACCGTCGCctatgaacaacaacaacaacaacaacaacaaacattgcAATATGCTCAAATAACGGCATTAGATAAAGAAGTAG TTGAACGCCTGATCAAGCAATGGGCACCGATTGTGTGGCTGGCGCCGGAGGAAAAATTCATGCCATTGGGAGTCGAGGAGTTCCTGCAGCATGTGCATCCCATGGATAAGGATCGCAGTTTTACGCCGGGCGTGCCTTTCAGCGAATACTCCACCAAATCGCACCTGGTGACCAATGGTGAGATGGAGGATCTGCTCAAGAACGAGCAATCGTTCATCCACGGCCGTAATCCCAATGAGGCGCCAGTGCCCATCTATGGCGTGGTCACACTGTGTCCCGGTCCGGCCAAACGCGAGCCCGAAGCCGTGCCTCCGTCACCGTTGGCCAGCACACGAGGTCCCTACATACCGGTGTCCATTGATCCGCTGGAGGAACGCAATGAGACGGTCCGACGTTCGTCGCGACTCTTTCCACTGTTTCAGCGCGTAAGGCGCGAGGCAGGCAGCATGCCAGAGTACGGGCCGATCAGTGATTACGATCTGGTCATGGGTGAGACACAGTTAGCCGGCGCAGCGCTTCCTGAACCCGCGAcgttggagcagcagcagcagctggagtcCGAGTTGGAGAATGGGATTCCAGTGAACAATTTTATAGCCAATCTGGCGGACAATGTCAAGTTCAGTGGAGGCGTCGATCTGGACGACAATCTGGAGGATAACAATATAAGCGATGCGCCAGCTCAAGAGACGCAGCGGGTCAAGGGAAAACTGCCTGGCTTCCATGTCACATATTGGATGTTCTATCCCTACAGCCAGGGCAAGACGATGTGCACGCTGAGCCTGGGGCCCCTGGGCCGCATACCCTTTCCGGCTGTCTACGGCTACTGCCTGGGCCACCGCCGGGACATTGGCAGCCATGTGGGCGACTGGGAGCATATGAGTTTGTACTTCAACGGCGATGCCGAGCCGCAGGCCATGTATGTATCCGCTCACGATGCGGGCGCCTACTACAGCTATAATCGCCTGACTGGCTCTTTTGAGTTTCGGCGCCAGGAGACGCGCAAGGGCATCCTGCAGCGTCCCAATTTTCCCAAAACGGTCACCACGTTCAAGAATCATCCGGTGCTCTTTGCCGCTAAGGGCTCGCACGGGCTGTGGACGGCGCCAGGCAAGCATCGTTTCGTTAAGGTGGCCCGTCTGTACGATATAAATGGCTTTGGTACGCCTTGGAACACTTGGAAGGCTGTCGACATAAGCTATAAGAATTTGCGTTCCTATG GTCGCTCTTTGGTGCCCGATTGGCTGACCTATCGCGGCAAATGGGGCAACCCCAAGAGCAAGTGTCATCCCTTCCGTCGCATTGGCCTCAACTTCTGCGAGTTCACAGACGGACCCACGGGCATACCACTAAAGGAGCCGCACTTTGAATGCGGCGCCGACTATCGCTGA
- the LOC6622478 gene encoding uncharacterized protein isoform X2 gives MPLGVEEFLQHVHPMDKDRSFTPGVPFSEYSTKSHLVTNGEMEDLLKNEQSFIHGRNPNEAPVPIYGVVTLCPGPAKREPEAVPPSPLASTRGPYIPVSIDPLEERNETVRRSSRLFPLFQRVRREAGSMPEYGPISDYDLVMGETQLAGAALPEPATLEQQQQLESELENGIPVNNFIANLADNVKFSGGVDLDDNLEDNNISDAPAQETQRVKGKLPGFHVTYWMFYPYSQGKTMCTLSLGPLGRIPFPAVYGYCLGHRRDIGSHVGDWEHMSLYFNGDAEPQAMYVSAHDAGAYYSYNRLTGSFEFRRQETRKGILQRPNFPKTVTTFKNHPVLFAAKGSHGLWTAPGKHRFVKVARLYDINGFGTPWNTWKAVDISYKNLRSYGRSLVPDWLTYRGKWGNPKSKCHPFRRIGLNFCEFTDGPTGIPLKEPHFECGADYR, from the exons ATGCCATTGGGAGTCGAGGAGTTCCTGCAGCATGTGCATCCCATGGATAAGGATCGCAGTTTTACGCCGGGCGTGCCTTTCAGCGAATACTCCACCAAATCGCACCTGGTGACCAATGGTGAGATGGAGGATCTGCTCAAGAACGAGCAATCGTTCATCCACGGCCGTAATCCCAATGAGGCGCCAGTGCCCATCTATGGCGTGGTCACACTGTGTCCCGGTCCGGCCAAACGCGAGCCCGAAGCCGTGCCTCCGTCACCGTTGGCCAGCACACGAGGTCCCTACATACCGGTGTCCATTGATCCGCTGGAGGAACGCAATGAGACGGTCCGACGTTCGTCGCGACTCTTTCCACTGTTTCAGCGCGTAAGGCGCGAGGCAGGCAGCATGCCAGAGTACGGGCCGATCAGTGATTACGATCTGGTCATGGGTGAGACACAGTTAGCCGGCGCAGCGCTTCCTGAACCCGCGAcgttggagcagcagcagcagctggagtcCGAGTTGGAGAATGGGATTCCAGTGAACAATTTTATAGCCAATCTGGCGGACAATGTCAAGTTCAGTGGAGGCGTCGATCTGGACGACAATCTGGAGGATAACAATATAAGCGATGCGCCAGCTCAAGAGACGCAGCGGGTCAAGGGAAAACTGCCTGGCTTCCATGTCACATATTGGATGTTCTATCCCTACAGCCAGGGCAAGACGATGTGCACGCTGAGCCTGGGGCCCCTGGGCCGCATACCCTTTCCGGCTGTCTACGGCTACTGCCTGGGCCACCGCCGGGACATTGGCAGCCATGTGGGCGACTGGGAGCATATGAGTTTGTACTTCAACGGCGATGCCGAGCCGCAGGCCATGTATGTATCCGCTCACGATGCGGGCGCCTACTACAGCTATAATCGCCTGACTGGCTCTTTTGAGTTTCGGCGCCAGGAGACGCGCAAGGGCATCCTGCAGCGTCCCAATTTTCCCAAAACGGTCACCACGTTCAAGAATCATCCGGTGCTCTTTGCCGCTAAGGGCTCGCACGGGCTGTGGACGGCGCCAGGCAAGCATCGTTTCGTTAAGGTGGCCCGTCTGTACGATATAAATGGCTTTGGTACGCCTTGGAACACTTGGAAGGCTGTCGACATAAGCTATAAGAATTTGCGTTCCTATG GTCGCTCTTTGGTGCCCGATTGGCTGACCTATCGCGGCAAATGGGGCAACCCCAAGAGCAAGTGTCATCCCTTCCGTCGCATTGGCCTCAACTTCTGCGAGTTCACAGACGGACCCACGGGCATACCACTAAAGGAGCCGCACTTTGAATGCGGCGCCGACTATCGCTGA
- the Tektin-C gene encoding tektin-1 → MLPNLKPRRITGLQLASKHLGPVAKCPPRYSEEDWDYNNKIKFRITCDQEKLAERIVEESRRVVDETKDTTKNWQREVEHHMRERTSEIRFLVDELNRQKKTAALEDETLNTYRNRVLNAIEFLKEKSLAICKQCLILREGRIGVDLCDDEVDRSLRRELKVIKGCQGLADAALKEAEEQIRKLRAAMYLLDQDLAAKDKSLAIDEKNLKLKEFQQDLGKGQDLSKQHCQFSLTEWQAQTYENLEANAKALVSAGQLRAYIDLLLKQVCEDMQNQTDRTNEAFERRIAETKHVKQCLENKHKDTMDHIHQVQRNMNELEREMSDKQRAITLCQTRLSNRAHRPGLELTCDMVQDALYNELQALKASVCKLNQKLNENKASMRYLMHVQVMQEEEINIKANSCKIDEVDCMTLRQALKYTSF, encoded by the exons ATGTTGCCGAATTTGAAGCCGCGTCGCATAACGGGCCTGCAGCTGGCCAGCAAGCATTTGGGTCCGGTGGCCAAGTGCCCGCCCAGATACTCGGAGGAGGATTgggactacaacaacaagatcAAGTTCCGGATCACCTGCGACCAGGAGAAGCTCGCCGAGCGCATTGTCGA GGAGTCGCGTCGCGTGGTTGATGAGACGAAGGACACCACCAAGAACTGGCAGCGCGAGGTGGAGCATCATATGCGCGAGCGCACTAGCGAGATACGCTTCCTGGTCGACGAGCTGAATCGCCAGAAGAAGACGGCCGCTCTGGAGGATGAGACGCTGAACACGTATCGCAATCGTGTGCTGAATGCCATCGAGTTTCTCAAGGAGAAGTCGCTGGCCATATGCAAGCAGTGTCTGATCCTGCGCGAGGGTCGCATTGGCGTCGATCTCTGCGACGATGAGGTGGATCGCTCGCTGCGCCGCGAACTGAAGGTCATCAAGGGCTGCCAGGGCCTGGCCGATGCTGCACTCAAGGAGGCCGAGGAGCAGATACGCAAGCTGCGTGCGGCCATGTATCTGCTCGACCAGGATCTGGCAGCCAAGGACAAGTCACTGGCAATTGACGAGAAGAATCTGAAGCTAAAGGAGTTTCAGCAGGACCTTGGCAAAGGTCAGGACTTGTCCAAGCAGCACTG CCAATTCTCGCTGACCGAGTGGCAGGCTCAGACCTATGAGAATCTGGAGGCAAATGCCAAGGCTTTGGTATCCGCCGGGCAGCTGCGCGCCTACATTGATCTGCTGCTGAAGCAGGTCTGTGAGGACATGCAGAACCAGACGGATCGCACCAATGAGGCCTTCGAGCGTCGCATCGCTGAGACGAAGCACGTGAAGCAGTGCCTGGAGAACAAGCATAAGGATACCATGGACCACATCCATCAGGTGCAGCGCAACATGAACGAACTGGAGCGCGAGATGTCCGACAAGCAGCGCGCCATTACACTATGTCAGACGCGCCTCAGCAATCGCGCCCATCGGCCAGGCCTGGAGCTGACCTGTGACATGGTCCAGGATGCGCTCTACAATGAGCTGCAGGCCCTCAAGGCCTCCGTCTGCAAGCTGAATCAGAAGCTGAACGAGAACAAGGCATCCATGCGCTATCTCATGCACGTCCAGGTCATGCAGGAGGAGGAGATCAACATCAAGGCAAACAGCTGCAAAATAGACGAGGTCGACTGCATGACCCTGCGCCAGGCGCTCAAATACACATCGTTCTAG
- the LOC6622157 gene encoding oocyte zinc finger protein XlCOF19: protein MEELCRVCLSSSEPLEEIFSKCQLPREEPSLAEMLTEFKRKCERSHQLLWERFNKDTCVKIETNVFFGCDTELKGPKMEQQLCRTNIVQEGTDASQGNYPVRNLTEEPPVPHSCLVAPAELRDQVTDHMQNTDKSTYECTQCWKIFDEKGSLNRHMRTHRNECPHCLQVFSTRSNLRRHIRIHTGERPYKCSYCPMAFTDHSDAQKHIRSHTGERPFKCPHCPMDFMQKPHLNNHIKRHASKDYHSCQHCSMIFKTVLKNHVCKETLIG from the exons atGGAAGAACTCTGCAGAGTTTGCCTGAGTAGCAGTGAACCGCTTGAGGAGATATTTTCCAAATGCCAGCTGCCAAGGGAGGAACCCAGCCTGGCCGAAATGCTAACCGA ATTCAAGCGCAAATGTGAGAGGAGCCATCAGCTGCTTTGGGAACGGTTCAACAAAGATACTTGTGTTAAAATAGAAACTAACGTATTTTTTGGGTGTGACACAGAATTGAAGGGCCCAAAGATGGAGCAGCAGCTATGCCGAACAAATATAGTGCAAGAAGGCACAGATGCTAGTCAAGGCAACTATCCTGTGCGCAACCTGACCGAAGAACCTCCCGTCCCACACAGTTGCTTGGTTGCCCCAGCCGAATTAAGGGATCAAGTCACGGACCACATGCAAAACACGGATAAAAGTACGTACGAGTGCACGCAATGCTGGAAGATCTTTGATGAAAAAGGCAGCCTTAATAGGCATATGCGTACTCATAGGAACGAGTGCCCTCACTGCCTGCAAGTCTTTAGCACTCGTTCAAATCTACGCAGGCATATTCGCATTCATACAGGCGAACGTCCTTACAAGTGTTCCTATTGCCCGATGGCCTTCACAGATCATTCAGACGCTCAGAAGCATATCCGCAGTCATACGGGCGAACGTCCCTTCAAGTGTCCGCACTGCCCGATGGACTTTATGCAGAAGCCCCATCTCAATAACCACATCAAGCGTCACGCTTCCAAAGACTATCATAGCTGTCAACACTGCTCAATGATTTTCAAAACTGTTCTCAAAAATCACGTATGCAAAGAGACGCTTATTGGCTAA
- the LOC6622606 gene encoding zinc finger protein Paris: MEQVCRICMSSCVTLVEIFAERQQPEEEPSLAEMLNECVDCEVNPDDPLPKQICLSCVLDAQNAFKFKRTCEQSHQQFCRLLHREGSQADDWHLDACESMELPCVKEEEELETPMPDSWVDNFEENNMLPQGTSLKEEVLSPGISDIAKADATESNHRCTICGQAFAEMILLTEHAAYHRAEDRRFMCTHCPKSYKRRASLQAHMDSHIRERAYKCQDCPKVFVLGYQLKKHMICHAGKRPYACPHCPKAFKNNTNLQSHIRIHSGERPFICSYCSKTFNNPSNLQRHVRLHAEECSRPYRCPYCPKSFTRMLHIKYHLLVHTEESP, translated from the coding sequence atggaaCAAGTTTGTCGAATTTGCATGAGCAGCTGCGTCACGCTTGTGGAAATATTTGCTGAGCGACAGCAGCCGGAGGAGGAGCCCAGCCTGGCCGAGATGTTGAATGAATGCGTCGACTGTGAGGTAAATCCAGATGATCCATTGCCAAAACAGATTTGCTTGTCCTGCGTTCTTGATGCCCAAAACGCATTCAAATTTAAACGCACATGCGAACAAAGCCATCAGCAATTTTGTCGGCTGCTTCACAGAGAGGGCAGTCAAGCTGACGATTGGCACCTGGATGCATGTGAAAGCATGGAACTGCCGTGCGtgaaggaggaggaggagctggAGACACCTATGCCGGATAGCTGGGTAGATAACTTCGAAGAAAACAACATGCTGCCTCAAGGCACTAGTCTTAAGGAGGAAGTACTTTCGCCAGGGATTTCGGACATTGCTAAAGCTGATGCCACCGAAAGCAATCATCGCTGTACAATTTGTGGCCAGGCATTCGCTGAGATGATCCTATTGACTGAGCATGCAGCGTACCATCGAGCAGAAGATCGTCGATTTATGTGCACGCACTGCCCGAAATCATATAAAAGGCGTGCGAGTCTGCAAGCGCACATGGACAGTCACATACGCGAACGTGCTTACAAGTGTCAAGATTGTCCTAAAGTGTTTGTGCTAGGCTATCAACTGAAGAAGCACATGATTTGTCACGCGGGGAAACGTCCATACGCGTGTCCACACTGTCCGAAAGCCTTCAAAAATAATACGAACTTACAGTCGCATATACGCATTCACTCAGGCGAACGTCCATTCATTTGTTCCTATTGCTCGAAGACGTTCAATAATCCGTCAAACCTGCAAAGGCATGTTCGCCTTCATGCAGAAGAATGTTCGCGTCCATACCGATGTCCCTATTGTCCGAAGAGCTTCACCCGAATGCTGCATATTAAATATCACCTGCTCGTTCACACCGAAGAAAGCCCCTGA